Proteins encoded by one window of Verrucomicrobiota bacterium:
- the ispG gene encoding (E)-4-hydroxy-3-methylbut-2-enyl-diphosphate synthase, translating into MSIDTLPQSVDAPAAGEIPPSSLRYCESRFQTVRWNTREVRVGDIGIGGDNPIRVQSMTTTLTDDVDATVKQSIELAEAGCDVIRITAPTTKAARCLGDIRRKFRASGFLVPLVADIHFAPKAAMEAVKHVEKVRINPGNYADRKKFAVREYSDGEYETELQRLYEAFSPIVLECRNLGKAMRIGTNHGSLSDRIMNRFGDSPEGMVQSALEFIRIAESHGFHDIVLSMKASNPKVMIAAYRLAVARMRENGMNYPLHLGVTEAGGGEDGRVKSAIGIGSLLYDGIGDTIRVSLTEDPVQEVPVGRELAKRAMMLWRPSADRSEPPSPSDGIHPYEFSRRSVSPIEIGKPGLRVGGAEPPAVIVRSRSSLTDEKEIIREVCAVQSRFKDARIEGLLVQPQSADEFKNLPLLAEALHTVLPLIVVDCRNVSPRALKDDLLPLNQSWGVMIKACRSREEEAEAAAATARRLGATLFAELSAPEDVALAKTALSDVRLVLTLDESDSENCHTLGRYRKLAALSKEIDADVPLWVRTTRENAIAPDVYTTAGIIEASMLAGPLLCDGIGDLISAEIFSDPAQATAMSFNILQGARARITKTEYVACPSCGRTLFDLQSTTARIREKTDHLKGVTIAVMGCIVNGPGEMADADFGYVGGAPGKINLYVGKECVQVGIPQDSAVDELISLIRSHGKWKDPE; encoded by the coding sequence ATGAGCATAGACACCCTCCCGCAATCGGTAGACGCTCCTGCCGCAGGAGAGATTCCACCTTCTTCCCTGCGCTACTGCGAATCCCGCTTCCAGACTGTTCGATGGAACACCCGGGAGGTGAGGGTCGGTGATATAGGGATCGGTGGAGACAATCCCATTCGCGTCCAGTCGATGACCACCACTCTGACAGACGACGTCGATGCGACAGTTAAACAGTCGATTGAGCTGGCGGAAGCTGGCTGTGATGTGATCCGTATCACCGCTCCGACTACGAAAGCTGCCCGTTGTTTGGGAGACATCCGAAGAAAGTTTCGCGCATCCGGTTTCTTAGTGCCGCTAGTCGCCGACATCCACTTTGCACCCAAAGCGGCCATGGAGGCAGTCAAGCACGTCGAGAAAGTGCGGATCAATCCGGGCAACTACGCTGATCGTAAGAAATTTGCCGTCCGCGAGTATTCTGATGGCGAATACGAGACCGAACTTCAGCGACTCTATGAAGCCTTCTCTCCAATTGTCTTAGAATGTCGTAATCTTGGCAAAGCGATGCGGATTGGGACCAATCACGGTTCCCTCTCCGACCGTATCATGAACCGGTTTGGAGACTCTCCCGAGGGCATGGTTCAGTCGGCACTCGAATTTATCCGCATCGCGGAATCTCACGGCTTCCATGACATCGTCCTTTCGATGAAAGCCAGCAATCCGAAAGTCATGATTGCGGCCTACCGTCTGGCTGTGGCAAGAATGCGGGAAAATGGGATGAACTATCCTCTACACCTCGGAGTAACTGAAGCGGGTGGCGGAGAAGATGGCCGAGTCAAGAGTGCTATCGGCATTGGTAGTCTCCTCTATGACGGTATTGGTGACACTATACGAGTCTCCCTGACCGAAGATCCCGTTCAAGAAGTGCCTGTCGGACGGGAGCTCGCCAAGCGGGCAATGATGTTGTGGAGGCCATCGGCAGACCGTTCTGAGCCTCCATCTCCGTCCGATGGAATACACCCCTATGAATTCTCGCGTCGATCCGTCAGCCCTATTGAAATTGGTAAACCTGGCTTGAGGGTCGGGGGAGCAGAGCCACCAGCGGTCATCGTTCGGTCGAGAAGTTCACTAACCGACGAAAAGGAAATTATCCGAGAGGTCTGTGCCGTCCAATCGAGGTTCAAAGATGCGAGGATCGAGGGTCTTCTTGTGCAGCCGCAGTCTGCAGACGAATTTAAGAATCTCCCGCTTCTAGCCGAAGCCCTTCACACCGTTCTTCCCCTGATCGTCGTAGATTGCCGGAATGTTTCTCCGCGAGCGCTCAAAGACGATTTGCTACCGCTAAATCAAAGCTGGGGAGTTATGATCAAAGCTTGCAGAAGTCGGGAAGAAGAGGCTGAAGCCGCTGCTGCAACGGCAAGAAGGTTGGGAGCTACCCTCTTCGCTGAGCTCAGTGCGCCCGAAGATGTCGCGCTAGCAAAGACAGCACTTTCGGATGTTCGGCTTGTGCTGACTCTTGATGAGTCTGATTCAGAGAACTGTCATACTCTTGGTCGCTACCGAAAGCTAGCCGCATTGAGTAAGGAAATTGACGCAGATGTTCCCCTCTGGGTGCGTACCACTCGAGAAAACGCCATTGCTCCGGACGTCTACACTACAGCGGGAATTATTGAGGCGAGCATGCTTGCTGGACCGCTCTTGTGTGACGGTATTGGTGACCTGATTAGTGCAGAGATTTTCTCTGATCCGGCACAGGCTACGGCAATGAGTTTCAACATCCTTCAGGGAGCACGCGCGCGGATTACGAAAACAGAGTATGTCGCTTGCCCAAGCTGTGGAAGAACCCTCTTTGACCTTCAATCCACTACCGCTCGGATCCGTGAGAAAACCGACCACCTGAAAGGTGTTACCATTGCTGTGATGGGATGCATCGTGAATGGTCCGGGAGAGATGGCCGATGCAGACTTTGGGTATGTCGGTGGAGCTCCAGGAAAAATCAATCTCTACGTCGGTAAAGAGTGTGTCCAAGTCGGGATCCCGCAGGATAGCGCCGTTGACGAGCTCATCAGTCTCATTCGCTCCCACGGGAAGTGGAAAGATCCTGAATAA
- the rseP gene encoding RIP metalloprotease RseP: MLLNTLFILLAVFLLGFCIFIHELGHFLAARRRGLKVERFSIGFGPPIVRWERNGVDYRISWIPFGGYVALPQLADMGRLEGGEESEEAGLPPISYADKMIVAVMGAVFNLIFALILSCVLWIIGQDIVVSTEIDRVLEEVVSSDNSVLPGPAFVAGLRPGDRITAIDGDSVDTWRKVERAILTGTGRNEKGEPEVIVEVLREDTPLSFVVNPVLISREASRDIGIIPEGDLHVSGVVTGMPASSAGMMPGDVLHQIEGKPLTSSAILSKILASHEAGPIDLAVLRNGQPVTLSIEPKWVEDAGTKQFGFLYGYLAKTERVHLNPIEQLSFMAETVKRTLYALLHKGSDVKVRNMQGPIGIVDVISIVSHYGPAQVMWLLAFINVNLAILNLLPVPVLDGGHMLFATISKLSGKQLPRRFLEVTQGAFVILFLTFMLYVTFFDLGRIGHRIGFGEDSEPPTAEEALEEPKESGSP; encoded by the coding sequence ATGTTGCTCAATACGCTGTTTATCCTTCTGGCGGTTTTTCTTCTCGGGTTTTGTATTTTCATCCACGAGTTGGGGCACTTCCTCGCTGCCCGCCGCAGAGGCCTAAAGGTCGAGCGATTTTCAATTGGTTTTGGTCCACCGATCGTTCGGTGGGAAAGAAACGGAGTAGATTACCGGATCTCCTGGATCCCGTTCGGTGGATACGTTGCCCTACCGCAGTTGGCTGACATGGGTCGGCTTGAAGGTGGCGAGGAGAGCGAGGAGGCAGGGCTTCCTCCCATTTCCTACGCGGACAAGATGATCGTTGCGGTCATGGGCGCGGTCTTCAATCTGATCTTCGCTCTTATTCTGTCCTGTGTGTTATGGATTATCGGGCAGGATATTGTTGTCTCGACTGAGATTGATCGGGTGCTTGAGGAGGTCGTTTCGTCAGATAATTCCGTCTTGCCTGGACCCGCTTTTGTCGCAGGTCTCCGCCCCGGAGATAGAATCACCGCGATTGACGGAGATTCTGTAGACACTTGGAGGAAAGTGGAACGAGCTATCCTCACTGGGACCGGAAGGAACGAAAAAGGTGAACCCGAGGTCATAGTCGAAGTTCTTCGCGAAGACACCCCGTTGTCTTTTGTCGTAAATCCTGTTTTAATCTCGCGAGAAGCCTCTAGGGACATAGGCATTATCCCAGAAGGCGATCTTCATGTGAGTGGTGTGGTAACGGGTATGCCAGCCAGCTCTGCGGGCATGATGCCTGGCGACGTTCTCCATCAAATCGAAGGCAAACCATTAACTAGTTCGGCAATTCTAAGTAAAATTCTCGCAAGCCACGAGGCAGGCCCGATAGACTTGGCTGTACTCCGTAACGGTCAGCCGGTGACTCTCTCGATTGAACCAAAATGGGTCGAAGACGCTGGCACTAAGCAATTCGGGTTCCTTTACGGCTATTTAGCGAAAACAGAGAGAGTACACCTTAACCCAATCGAACAACTTTCCTTCATGGCTGAGACTGTGAAGCGGACCTTGTACGCGCTTCTTCATAAAGGATCAGACGTCAAGGTTAGAAACATGCAAGGGCCAATCGGTATCGTTGACGTCATTTCTATAGTAAGTCACTACGGCCCAGCACAAGTCATGTGGTTGCTTGCCTTCATCAATGTCAATCTAGCCATCCTAAACCTTCTTCCGGTCCCGGTGCTCGATGGTGGACATATGCTGTTTGCAACTATCTCGAAACTCTCTGGGAAACAGCTGCCGAGGCGTTTTCTAGAGGTGACTCAAGGAGCGTTTGTCATCCTTTTCCTGACGTTCATGCTCTACGTCACCTTTTTCGACCTAGGCCGGATTGGACACCGCATCGGGTTCGGTGAAGACAGTGAACCACCCACAGCTGAAGAAGCCCTTGAGGAACCAAAGGAGTCTGGGTCTCCATGA
- a CDS encoding AsmA-like C-terminal region-containing protein, with product MFCRKRDCKWVGCLLWLFTVCLGLLLLVQVPFVLLFCLDKQIQVPSDWVEKATLSSLPRGFAVSVGSATFDKSGTIRVEDIELINENARTVFSAKSIEIDLFLPAVVFGSLRPQEIKATEVEFFDFQGRLGPRKSLLKITSLCLRKKEALWQLEDGRVLFKDLPVVLVGSLPARSFDDAADEIESDFDYDFDRIFAEIVRLQDFVSRLKDPFLHIEVFPITAKGTGIKGSLTAERVELPFGVGLEKSVRLTGGAFYSADGLNPGLIRLKAENARIREDVVLVQPRVEIHPSSEFSFPAGLVGSQVRASASQISSPEISVSAAGISADIGPRFTTSIDAWFDLWGEPVSLSGELFPFRKKIQLNIEGSISVPDLLLHPAIPPEATLVEVDFGSGLYVSAQTEITTEKLIPDSIQFRAETGPASIQGFSAEHALFEGEFFPSTMTLSVDRLETQTENYHLSGTYSHDFRSNVFRLLIHGGFLPMDISGWMRDWWDKVWVDFDLREVPYIDLDLTGDWDYRDAREMFGGIRFRNISLRGMEIDRGFASMRSRPYLFELFDLEVFRPEGQASGGFANLLDWETRREYAKIYDFTSTLDLEKVAPLFGEEIEGIVSRFDLDAPPTLTVQGVLFPDIPGKDSPIDNLRIFASTDFPLTFSTIRLDNLAFRGVFQNDLLRIDPVDFGLGGGTGKAWIAYKTEQGAESPATAWLELKNANPAEVAQAIPKIKEAVADRFEPSGNVDPEDSNLDFTIEVSGDLQEPETLLGEGRIDLLTPNLANVRLFGIFSRIYEELSLPLSFGSFQFERVSSSFLLNKGLVEMPNMTLHSPSSRLLASGSYSMENETIDFDARMQLLGEVNFPILSQIGFLLSPLGKAFEFRLWGELDDLNWRLYMDPRSWN from the coding sequence GTGTTCTGCCGCAAAAGAGACTGCAAATGGGTCGGTTGTCTTCTCTGGCTCTTTACCGTTTGCCTAGGTCTACTCCTTCTAGTTCAGGTCCCTTTTGTTCTTCTTTTCTGTCTTGATAAGCAAATTCAAGTTCCATCCGATTGGGTTGAGAAGGCAACGCTGAGCAGCCTTCCAAGAGGATTTGCCGTGTCAGTAGGGTCTGCAACCTTCGACAAGAGTGGCACGATTCGAGTCGAAGATATCGAGCTAATCAACGAGAACGCACGTACGGTCTTTTCTGCAAAATCGATCGAAATCGATTTGTTTCTGCCGGCGGTTGTATTCGGATCTCTCCGTCCACAGGAAATCAAAGCCACCGAAGTTGAGTTTTTCGACTTTCAGGGCCGACTCGGGCCAAGAAAATCGCTTTTGAAGATTACATCCCTTTGCCTGAGAAAGAAGGAAGCACTCTGGCAGCTGGAGGACGGGCGGGTTCTGTTCAAAGACCTTCCCGTGGTTCTGGTTGGATCGCTACCTGCACGTTCTTTTGACGACGCGGCAGACGAGATTGAAAGCGATTTTGACTACGATTTCGACCGGATTTTCGCAGAGATCGTCCGGTTGCAAGACTTTGTTTCCCGCTTGAAGGACCCGTTTCTTCACATTGAGGTATTCCCGATAACCGCCAAAGGAACTGGAATAAAAGGGTCTCTCACTGCGGAACGCGTGGAACTTCCGTTTGGGGTTGGCCTAGAAAAGAGCGTCCGCCTCACCGGTGGTGCGTTTTACTCGGCGGACGGTCTCAATCCGGGCCTGATCAGACTCAAAGCGGAAAATGCACGAATTCGTGAAGACGTAGTTCTCGTGCAACCACGAGTCGAAATTCACCCTTCGAGCGAGTTTTCCTTTCCGGCGGGTCTGGTTGGCTCGCAAGTGAGAGCCAGCGCAAGCCAGATTTCCTCTCCAGAGATCTCAGTGTCCGCCGCCGGAATTTCCGCTGACATTGGACCTCGATTCACAACGAGTATTGACGCCTGGTTCGACCTCTGGGGCGAACCTGTTTCCCTTAGTGGTGAGCTGTTTCCCTTCCGTAAAAAGATTCAATTGAATATTGAAGGCTCGATCTCTGTTCCAGACCTCCTCCTTCATCCAGCAATTCCTCCAGAGGCAACTTTAGTAGAAGTTGATTTCGGATCCGGCCTTTACGTGTCTGCACAAACAGAAATAACGACCGAAAAGCTCATTCCGGATAGTATCCAATTTCGTGCGGAAACCGGACCTGCCAGCATTCAGGGATTCTCTGCGGAGCATGCTCTTTTCGAAGGCGAGTTTTTCCCATCAACCATGACCCTCTCGGTGGATCGGTTGGAAACTCAGACAGAGAACTATCATCTTAGTGGGACCTATTCCCATGACTTTCGTTCGAACGTATTTCGTTTGTTGATACATGGAGGCTTTCTCCCAATGGATATCAGCGGATGGATGAGAGACTGGTGGGACAAGGTCTGGGTCGACTTTGACCTTCGGGAAGTTCCCTACATCGACTTGGACCTAACCGGAGATTGGGACTACCGCGATGCTCGGGAAATGTTTGGAGGAATTCGTTTTCGGAACATCTCTCTTCGAGGGATGGAGATAGACCGCGGCTTCGCCAGCATGCGCTCACGCCCCTACCTCTTTGAGCTTTTTGATCTTGAGGTTTTTCGTCCGGAAGGACAAGCTTCCGGCGGTTTTGCCAACCTGCTTGATTGGGAGACTCGAAGGGAATACGCAAAGATCTATGATTTCACCAGCACCCTTGATTTAGAGAAAGTTGCTCCACTTTTCGGGGAAGAAATCGAGGGAATCGTTTCTCGTTTCGATTTGGATGCTCCGCCCACACTGACAGTCCAAGGGGTGCTCTTCCCCGACATTCCTGGAAAGGATTCTCCCATCGACAATCTCAGGATCTTCGCCTCTACCGATTTCCCTCTTACTTTTTCGACGATTCGATTGGACAATCTCGCTTTTCGAGGAGTTTTCCAGAACGATCTCCTTCGAATCGATCCAGTTGACTTCGGCCTAGGTGGAGGAACTGGAAAGGCATGGATCGCCTACAAGACCGAGCAGGGGGCCGAAAGCCCGGCAACCGCTTGGCTTGAACTAAAAAACGCCAATCCCGCAGAAGTTGCTCAGGCTATACCCAAGATCAAAGAGGCCGTGGCGGATCGATTTGAGCCGTCCGGCAACGTCGATCCGGAGGACAGTAACCTCGATTTCACGATCGAAGTGAGCGGTGACCTGCAGGAACCCGAGACCCTGCTCGGTGAGGGTCGGATCGACCTTTTGACCCCAAACCTCGCCAACGTTCGCCTTTTTGGAATCTTTTCACGGATCTACGAGGAACTCTCCCTACCGCTTTCCTTTGGCTCTTTTCAGTTCGAACGGGTATCCTCCAGTTTTCTTCTGAATAAGGGCTTAGTCGAGATGCCTAACATGACTCTACACAGCCCTAGCTCGCGCCTTCTGGCCTCGGGCTCTTACTCAATGGAGAACGAGACTATAGACTTCGATGCAAGGATGCAGCTGTTGGGAGAGGTCAATTTCCCCATCCTCTCCCAAATCGGCTTCTTGCTGAGTCCCTTGGGTAAGGCGTTCGAGTTCCGTCTTTGGGGGGAACTCGATGACCTCAATTGGCGACTCTACATGGACCCCAGAAGCTGGAACTGA